In Thiothrix unzii, the sequence TTTATTTGCCACGTTTGGGGCGGCTTTCGTAGTGGACGACACCTTTGATGAGTTCGCCATACGGGAAATCGGCAATGTTAGCGTATTTTGACAGCGCAATGTTGACCAATTCGTAGATGTCTTGCGTGGTTTTTGCCGCTGTTTGCTCAGGAAAAAGGTGCTGTTGCAGGGCTAATGTGCCACCTGCTTGCACTTTGAGTTCCTTATTGTGTGGCAATGGGCCATCAATCAGGGTTTCACGCAGCGCAAAGCGGGATTTTTCACGCAATGTCTCCAAAAAGACTGTGCAATTGGCGAGACTCGCCTCTGACAGGCAGCCGACAGCTTCGCGGGTTGCCAGCAGGAAACGCTCGTGACGGCTGCAATCGCAACGGCGATTATTTAATGCCTTCTCGAATACGCAGCGGTTGGCGTTAACTTCGCGGTAAACACTGCGGTATTGGTCTTCATCCATGCGCTGCTTACTTTTCCCATTCCATCAGGATGGGTTTTTCGCGGGTTTCGTGCAGGTTTTCTTCGGCTTCGAGTTGGCTGGCAGCGAAGACGATTTTGACGATGGCTTTGTCGCCCGGTTCTTGCTTGGCTCGCAAGTCACGCGCCAGTTCACGCGCGTCTTTGTAAACTTCACAGGCTTGCTGCATGTCCAGATTTTTGATCATCGGGTTGGGTTGGGTGATTGTGAACACGTAGTAGGGCATGGGTGTACCTATTTGAGTAAAAGGGTGGTTTGCGCCAACAAGGGGTTGATCAAGGGTTCGAGGCGTTTGCGCATCACTGAACCGACCGAATCGTTGCCGCCAAAATACGGAATGAGGGAGTCTTCCCCCATTTGCGCCAATATTAACATAGCCTTAAATAGGGGCAATGTATCGGGATTCAAGGTGTCACGCACGGCTTTTGCGTCGGCAGGGCTATCATCATCCGTGTGGCAGAATTGTTCAGCGCGTTGCAGGGCGGTATTCAGGTCGCGTACTCCGCGCGATTCCGGTAAAGGTAGCGGGAAGCGTTTGTCGATGGCGATGAACAAGGAAATGACGACTTCTTGATCGACGGGCTTTTCGAGTGCGAGTTGCAGGGCGCGTAACCAGTTTTGCCCTGCGCTATCTAGGGTTTGGCTGAGGGCTTGGGCGTAGGGGTTGTTTGCGTCGAGTTGCGTTGCCAGTTGTGCGATGAGGTTAGCGTGGTGGCGGTGCGGCTTGGTGGGCAAGGGAATGTACGTGGGGTCAGCGTGCAGGAAACCGATGTAGAACGGGTTTTTGCGTTTGGCGCGTTCCCACAGTTTGCTGCGTTCGGCGGGGGTAATGAGTTCACCTTGCAGGCAGAGGCGCACGGTGTCTACTACGTCGAGTTGGATTTCCTCGAAGGGCAGGAATTCGAGCAGGTAAGCGGTGAGTTCTTTGCCAAGTTCGCCCGCGACAACTTCGGGATTTTCTAGGAGGCAGCGGGCGTTGGTGGCACTGGGGCTTGCCCACCAAGCGCGTTTTGCGATGTCGTGGCTTAAACCGGGGGTGTAGACGACGGCGGCGACGGCTTCGGGTTCGCCGAGGAGCAGCATTTGGTCGAGGTTATTGCGGGCGTGACCCATGCGCGTCCAGCGTTTCAGGAAGATCGGGTAGCCGCCGGGTGAGCCGGTGACTTTCATGGAGAGTAATTCGCGTACCCAGCGCAGGTATTGCTCGTCACGCGCGGTGGGATTAAGGCGCACTTTCGCTTCGCCCCGATCGGTCAGGGCGTGGACGGTCATGGTGGACTCGTTGATGCGCACGGCTTGCAGCGGTTGGGCAAGCAGGACGTTGAGCCGCAGGTTGTCTTCGTTGGAAAGCTGCAAGGGGCGTGTACCTATTTCCCAGATAATGACTCAAGATTATCGGGGGTAGGGCGGTACGATGCCAATAACCCTGTTGTGGTAGTTAGCCGTTGCCTTCAAATCACATCCAGCAACTTTTTCTGTAAGTCTGCGCCTTGTTTTTGCCATTGACGGGTGCCGGAAATGGACTCGTGCCATGCATCGAACAAATCGCGTAGTTCTTCATGGGTTTGGCAATGATCAATGCTGCGCACCAAACTGGTTGCGCCGTAAAAGCCTTTGAACGCATTCAAGGTGTTAACCATAAAGTTTTTTGCCATGTTAAAAGTGGCGGGATCAAATCTAGCAGGTAATTCACGAAAACGTGTAGCAGAGCCGGAAGCGGCGTTCGTAGTATTCGGCGTTGTTGGTGTTGCGGTATTGGCCGCAGCGTTGGCAACCGAAGCGGATGATGACCCCACTTTGCGGATGTAACCGCCGGTTTCCAACAGTGTCAGCACCGCATTGAGGTCGTTGACACGCGGCAGGGCTTTAAGGTCTTCAAAAGTACGTTTACCATCAACCGAAATTAGAACCCAGCGTTCGATCATGGATAAACCATTCGCTTTGGTTTCAACTTCTTGGATGCCTTTGGGGGTTTTGCCAAAAATAGCAGTTGTCATTGTTGTTCCTCCTAAACACAGCTTATACCGTAGTATAGCGTGGATAAATTTTATGTTATTTTTTCATTATTATTTGAGGCTGGCGGTCAACGTTATTGGCGCGGTGAGTGGTGATGCAGCAAGGATTTGCTTGCTAACATCACCACCAGTGCTCCGCTCCGGGGGTTATTCTTCGCCTAACCCGGACATGCCCAGAATATTCCAACCGCCATCCACATAGGTGATTTCACCCGTGACACCGGATGCTAAATCAGATGACAGGAACGCTGCAACATTGCCGACTTCTTCAATGGTGACATTACGACGCATGGGCGCATATTTCTCGAAATGGTCGAGCATTTTGCGGAATCCGGCGATGCCAGCCGCTGCAAGAGTACGAATCGGGCCTGCGGAAATCGCATTAACCCGGATGCCTTGTGGCCCCAAATCAGCGGCCATGAAACGTACCGCCGCTTCCAAACTGGCTTTTGCCATGCCCATCACGTTGTAGTTGGGGATAGCGGCAACCGCGCCCAAATAGCTCAACGCCAGCAAAGAACCGTTACGGCCTGCCATCAACGGTTTCGCGTAACGTGCCATGGCGATAAAGCTGTAAGCACTGATGTCGTGCGCAATCATTGAGCCTTCGCGGGTGGTATTGTCGACGATGCTCCCGTTCAGTTGTTCTTTGGGGGCGAAAGCAATGGAGTGAACCACAATGTCCACGCCATCCCAGTGCGTACCGAGTTCGGTGAACGCCGCCGCGATGCTGTCGTCAGTTGCCACGTCGCAGTGAATCACAATGCTGGAGCCGAAGGCAGCGGCGGTTTTTTCCACCCGGCTTTTGAGTTTGTCGTTTTGGTAAGTGAAGGCCAGTTCCGCGCCTTCGCGGTGCATGGCTTCGGCAATACCGTAAGCGATGGAACGGTCACTTGCGATCCCGGTGATCAGGGCGCGTTTGCCAGTGAGAAAACCCATGTGATTCTCCTTAAACTTGGTGTTATGCTTTGGTAAAATTCATCAGTATACACGAACAACATGCAAAAACGACTCACCGCCAAAGACTGGATTCTCTACGCCCTTATCGCCGTATTAATCACGCTGTTGCTGCTGGTTATGTACCAGATTGACCGCCAATGGTTGCGGCTG encodes:
- a CDS encoding enoyl-ACP reductase FabI, which translates into the protein MGFLTGKRALITGIASDRSIAYGIAEAMHREGAELAFTYQNDKLKSRVEKTAAAFGSSIVIHCDVATDDSIAAAFTELGTHWDGVDIVVHSIAFAPKEQLNGSIVDNTTREGSMIAHDISAYSFIAMARYAKPLMAGRNGSLLALSYLGAVAAIPNYNVMGMAKASLEAAVRFMAADLGPQGIRVNAISAGPIRTLAAAGIAGFRKMLDHFEKYAPMRRNVTIEEVGNVAAFLSSDLASGVTGEITYVDGGWNILGMSGLGEE